The following proteins come from a genomic window of Anopheles ziemanni chromosome 3, idAnoZiCoDA_A2_x.2, whole genome shotgun sequence:
- the LOC131284296 gene encoding uncharacterized protein LOC131284296, which yields MWSFVVKIVLLSAFVAQCTAVGRLREEFIWGHRDDRTDRVCHSQSVVIEPTLEAFFNFFRPVTRLVSFIPPTPDQTVRYIRPWTDAPWHRFRADLVHGGVGTKAPATTAIQLSRHWMLFVNVVIYCSKPET from the exons ATGTGGTCGTTTGTGGTGAAGATTGTGCTGCTCAGTGCATTCGTGGCGCAGTGCACCGCCGTTGGGCGCCTGCGGGAGGAATTCATCTGGGGACACCGTGACGATCGGACGGATCGCGTGTGCCATTCGCAATCGGTCGTGATCGAACCGACTTTGGAAGCGTTCTTTAACTTTTTTCGCCCCGTAACGAGACTGGTTTCCTTCATTCCGCCAACG CCTGATCAAACAGTCCGATATATTCGGCCCTGGACGGATGCGCCCTGGCATCGCTTTCGGGCCGATCTGGTTCATGGAGGCGTCGGAACGAAGGCTCCAGCGACAACCGCCATTCAGCTGAGCCGTCACTGGATGCTGTTCGTGAACGTTGTTATTTACTGCTCAAAGCCTGAGACTTAG